CTAGTGAAGAAACCCTGTTGGTCGACAATCGCTCGGTCAAACTCATGGCGGTCGGCACCGCCACATTGCGCACCCGCTCGTAAAGCCTTTTTACAGAAACTTATTGTGAAAATAACAACGTCTGCATCTTCCCATCTAAGCGGTGAATTTCTCGCTTTTCATTTGGATATAAAAATAACGAGAATATGTGTTTAGTTCATCAGCATTATGTGCCTACTATATCTTCGTCTCCGCAGCCATGCGGGTCGAGGAGATGCGAGCGATGGCACAGACCACGACGAGTGACGGACACCGTCACGCCTCCGTTCATGAAAATGGAGGATTAAAGACAGTCGATCGCAGTAAAATCCCCGACCTGGTTGACCAGAAAGTCGGCCTGAATGTGCGGACCCGCCGCATGCAACTTGGCATGAGCCAAGAAGCGTTGGGTGAACACCTCGGCGTTACGCTCCAGCAGGTTCAGAAATACGAGAAGGGTACCAATCGTATCGGCTCCTCGCGGATGGCGCGGATCGCTGCGGCGC
The genomic region above belongs to Pseudorhodoplanes sinuspersici and contains:
- a CDS encoding helix-turn-helix domain-containing protein yields the protein MAQTTTSDGHRHASVHENGGLKTVDRSKIPDLVDQKVGLNVRTRRMQLGMSQEALGEHLGVTLQQVQKYEKGTNRIGSSRMARIAAALKAPIGFFYEGVQQASATPIDPVTALSSAGLDERIILDQLLALHQAGDREAIRHIRQTLELLSKRTPERA